A stretch of Dysidea avara chromosome 5, odDysAvar1.4, whole genome shotgun sequence DNA encodes these proteins:
- the LOC136255199 gene encoding fibrinogen C domain-containing protein 1-like has translation MIITTVVTLLLLGVVVADNTCNYGHVVQGDCPIDNCCNLGYGRSTFNFILNQPDIYKIKNFCGNRLSVYKGYCDTVTNGGGWLVIQRRKDGSVDFNRDWIDYEDGFGRLIGEFWYGLHSIHCLTNQGQWELRIDYTFTNGTKGYLSYSNFRVGPAKEQYPLTITGYDGVTTDPTMPSGGQRSINNMKFTTRDRDNDKGRGTFNCAINWVGRSGGWWYNHCAYILPNHQYNHSNTILLNGQWHPLPFIEIKIRPKNCII, from the coding sequence ATGATCATTACTACTGTTGTAACACTACTGCTGTTAGGAGTAGTGGTAGCGGATAATACTTGCAACTATGGTCATGTGGTTCAAGGTGATTGTCCCATTGATAATTGCTGTAATCTGGGATATGGAAGATCTACCTTCAATTTTATACTCAACCAACCTGACATTTACAAAATCAAGAACTTTTGTGGAAATCGTCTATCAGTTTATAAAGGATACTGTGATACTGTCACCAATGGAGGAGGATGGTTAGTCATACAAAGGAGAAAAGATGGAAGCGTTGACTTTAACAGAGACTGGATAGattatgaagatggatttggtaGACTAATTGGAGAATTTTGGTATGGCCTGCATTCCATCCATTGCCTTACTAATCAAGGACAATGGGAGCTACGTATTGACTACACATTTACTAATGGAACAAAAGGTTATCTATCATACAGTAACTTTAGAGTAGGACCAGCCAAGGAACAGTATCCATTAACCATAACAGGATATGATGGAGTTACAACTGATCCAACAATGCCATCTGGGGGACAACGGTCTATAAATAACATGAAATTTACAACCCGTGATAGAGACAACGATAAAGGACGAGGTACTTTTAACTGTGCAATAAACTGGGTTGGAAGATCTGGTGGATGGTGGTACAACCATTGTGCCTATATACTTCCCAACCATCAGTACAACCACAGCAATACAATACTCCTCAATGGCCAGTGGCATCCTCTACCATTCATAGAAATCAAAATCAGACCAAAGAATTGCATCATTTAA